The Cotesia glomerata isolate CgM1 linkage group LG7, MPM_Cglom_v2.3, whole genome shotgun sequence genome segment tgagtcaaatgatttgaaaagattgaaaaagatttgttttgaaaaatatatagatattcaTTTTGCATTGAcgtaatattttcaaatccCTTTTTCTAACTAGTgcagtgataaaaaaaaagtttagaaagTCCAAAAGTGCAcaactcataatgctcatttgattgtaaaaaaatagaaaaaaaaaattttattaatttattatgataaaagaaaaaattatttgttttcttATTATCGATTTCTCTTATGGCTCCGTCTAACGCAAGACTTTAAACAAAAACTAGATGCATTTTTTGCACAGGCGCGTCTGGTGTGATGTGTAAGTATgtgtaaaaaacatttatagatatacaaaattAGTTTCTGGAGTTTTTATGTTTACGGATTATAcggacattttttttactgcttGACAGCTCCCTGACGGATCCAAAGTGCGGTAGAGTACGGTAAATTTACGGTAGAGTACGGTAAatttacacggaaagaaaattgtacgaaaaattacgatgaaaacatcgtaatttttagtataggacATTGCAGTTTAGACATCGTAATTTATACGAtgcaacatcgtaaatttctatcacttaaattaaaaagaagtttaggtcaccgaaaaaataactCTGTATCActcaggaatcgaacccggtgtCCTCTCCGCCACTAGTCCAAGGTTTATCCCCTAACGCTATCGGAGGGAATATCTAAAGTTTATGTTCAGTCACAGAATAAGACCCTCGATACAGTAGTTGGTCATCTTTCGGTGGTGGCGTCGCAAACTACTGGACTTtgtctctcttttattaaaacatatagtatgcgtccttattcacttgctcttaccgaaaaaaaatttactaaataacatcgtaattttcaataattcaaattgtattctgtagacggcagcatcgtaaaaatcgagatactgaaagtctagtcctggattacgatgttactattgtaatttttcataggattttttttccgtatagTACGGTATTAGTACGGTAAATTTACGGTAGAGTACGGTACGTACAGTGATTTACCGTAATACAATATGACACCGTAAATTACGGAGATTGTACGACAAAGTACCGTGATTGTACAGTAATTTACCGTTATTGTACGGTAAGATACCGTGATTGTACGGTAAAATACCGTAATTGTTAGtaaaatactataattatcttgtaaaaaaagtattgtttttGTACGCTAAAGTACCATAATTGTACGGTAATGTACCGTAATTGTACGGTAACTTATCGCTAAAATAAGGTACATTTGACGGTAGGTTACCATTGGAATACGGTAGTGCGGAAAGTTCAGAAGTATATATTCTACCGTATTTTCAACGTACGCTACCGTAATTGTACTGTAATTTTACTGTTCTATACCGTATTTTTACCGTTCCTTACTGTACGTTACGGTGTTTTACTGTTTCTACCGTGCAAGTAGAATGCTACTGTAATCTACGGTGGCCATACGGTATATCGACCgtatttttaccgtataaTACTGTAATTCTACGGTATTTCAGATCTGCCAGGGAGGgaaatcattttttacacgctttttttatattttgatgttGTTTTCGGTTCTTGATACATAAAATTAGCCTTCAAAAGTAAcataattattctttattaaagTCTCTATCTGATGATGTGCAACTTtacatcatgagtcgtgcataaaatacaaattaattgaaaGCGCAGAGAAAATTTCgattgtatttaaattaaattcgactttattttataaaaatatacttttcaATCTTTGTAAAACCTTGATAACTTAAAAATCTCTGTATCTTGAAGAAATTGTGTACCCTTCCTTTCAGAACTTAAAATCTCGATTACTTAAAATACAACACCCCGATAACTTGAAGCATTTATTAGTGACTAATTATAAGTACGTAACTAAACAAGAGGTCGCTTCATTTATCGTTGTGTGAGTCGatgcataaaattaaattatgaaaatgaaataCGTTGACGTATGCTGATAAATTAACGGCGATCGAAGCAGTAAAGAGGTTTGCGAAAAGGAAAAGTAAAAACTTCGACGActcaaattttagaacgtTTCCCTCGAACTTCAATCATCCAAAAAATACAgagtaaaacaaaataaaaacacacaacatatgaaatatttttcttattaaatataaattcttaTTTACATATTGACTCAGAAGAAATAAATCGATAATTTACATTCATCTAAATCGTTATTACACATTTTTCAtaacaaatataattataaattcgaATAATCCTAATAATGTAACAATAGAATTTCTATTCTATGAGCATGCCTACAAAATTTAACTTCTTCATTTAAAGACTCTGAACTCATGAaggtaacaaatatttataaaattataaactaaggCATAATACAAATTGCCAGTACTATGCTCACAAACTAAGGTTGCTTGTGAATGAATACATTAAACTCGTATCgtgatattttaaatgattgtcaagataaattaattaattttcgattgAAAACAGATTAACGAAgagaaaactaataaaattattgttgtgGCTGACATGGAGAATATTGAATCAGCATctgcaaaataaattttgattattaatattcagTTACTGAcgttaataattacttattgttaataactttaaaCTTGATTAAGGATCGGGATTTCCTTAATCAAGACTGAATATtgatagttgaaaaaaaaaaaaaaaaaaaaaaggagttTGAAAAAGAGTAttcttttaatgaaaaaaattttttaggttaggaaatttcatttcttcattattctTAGAAAAAATTCCAACAAAATGAATGTCTCAAAAAAATCTGGTGAAACTAATTTATCCTTcaacattataaaaaatgcttaacaataattaagatataaaatatttagatgtAAGTTCATTGATTAATTAGATGAACTAAGTAAACATACCTGAACTTAGAGCACATTGATTTAACGTTTGATCGAAGTAGAATCCATTTTCACAAGTACATTGATTATCTTTGCAGGTTGAATGAAGGAATGATGCGAGACACTGCATGTTATCCTTGCACGATCCATTTATGTTCTTAACAACTGTAATCGagacaataatataaattggaAGTTACGTAACTTTTTTAGATTGATTCAGTAAAGTAGAATGGCAACAATATAGTTGTCAGTTTTTCTGGTAACTCAGACAttaatacaatatttattataaaattattgtttatgttttttttttttttttttttttttttattctaaatcagtgaaaatataaaaaactttcTTCAAGTGaatcgaaaaataattaagaaattgagTAATGAAAGAATTTTTGCTATGTACGTGTAGTTTTTagtaaagtttttaataatattcttCTATTACTGTAAAGGTGtcattcattttaaataattgaataatccatgattaaaaaaaagtattgagacaaagaaaaaagtattggttttctagtcaatcccacacttttcaatacttttttctttgtctcaatactttttatttattcagggATAAATTGAAGTAGTTAAGGAAATCCAAGTACCCTGTTAGTGTAAAgattgtctaaaaaaaaataatgcgtggaaatacttttgtttagcatcttaaaattaatttttaaattaattaataacatttttgaggaaatttccgaaaaatttacgcattaaataattattaacatttaataattatttaattgactaaaaaaaatatagcactctgaattaccggtaaACACTTGACAACACTGCAACAGTTCCCTAaccttgaaatttatttgtttgtaaacaTGTCTCAGATAAACCAGCATAATTTGCGAGCgcattttggaaaattttctacacgttttattaaaactaCTAAAAAAAGAACATACGAGGCACTATATAATAAATCTAAAGTTGACTAACAAAATTCGACGGATTGGGGTCGAAGAATAGTTGAAATAAGTACACTTGCCAAAGAATTGTGGTGTTTTAAATGTGACATTCCCTTatctcttaaaaatattcaaagtgAAAAACAGTTTggtttatcaaatattttttgcattaaattgcgtacaaatgtatatttttaacttcccgctacgaaaatcgaagattttcaaaaatcgggaagttattgttttcaccccgttttgcaaaaaccgagttttcatcagatctcgacgtttgaaggtcacagaaagcttccctgactatccccgcgaggttgtcacggcgtctgtatgtatgtgtgtgtgtgtgtgtgtgtgtgtgtgtgtgtgtgtgtgtgtgtgtgtgtgtgtgtgtgtgtgtgtgtgtgtgtgtgtgtgtgtgtgtgtgtgtgtgtgtgtgtgtgtgtgtgtgtgtgtgtgtgtgtgtgtgtgtgtgtgtgtgtgtgagtgtgtgtgaaagtatgtgaaccgcttataacttttgaacggcttgaccgatttcatcgcggttggtgccattcgaaagggcttgaccaaacttagattttgaaaactatttggaccgattcagatcaatagattatgagaaatcttcaaaaaactgaaaaaaaaattttttcaaatgtggtttttctggaataacttttaaacggcttaatagttcaattccaaaaactaatcagctcttaacttcaaaaaaccacgtcgatcgccaccagtccggtcaaaatcggttgattcgttcgagagatatcgtgaacgaaagaaaaccgaaaaaagtgttatttcggaataactccaaaattccttgcgcgatcaattcaaaatttaagattctctgtgaaacttcaaaaactgcgtcaaatgctgccaaccgcgtgaaaatcggtttattcattcaaaagttattgcggtttaaaaattcaaaaaatagtgtcatcaaatccctatcagacttttgagctcgaagagctcaaaagcataggaaaacaatctctttgagcttggagagctcaaaataacccataaattgtatttttgagctcgaagagctcaaaaacgccattggtgcaattttaagcgcctaagtatggaattagcgggaagttgcagggatggccttcagggtcaaccgttttcctaattttttttatagagaaatatataattttattcatgtaATCCTGTTAATTAAGTTATATTCCTTGCTCATCGATTAAATGATTTCCAACTTTTAATTgtaagggccagtttttcaatccaagataaaattttatccgagataaaagtactgcgaatataataataaaaataaataattcagcacAGTGATATTACATACGAGTAGTTCTCCCTGAATCTgtcacttatttttaattaaaataaataaacattagcCGCATGTCACAGAAATATTCATCTCCAACTGTGACAACttgctgattgtaaataaataaaataataattaggtATACGtatgaccctgaaggccatccctccaacttcccgctaattccatatatgagcgcttgaaattgcacttgtaaCGTTatcgagctcttcgagcttcaatttacaatttatgttttattttgagctctccaagctcagaGCGGTCgctgttctatgcttttgagctcttagaGCTCATATCTTGCGTTTGACATATCTATTATTAATCTATAattgtgttaattaatttaaaataatttaaatgacacaataagaggttattattatttttatgatatatttattttttatttaaataaatgaccaAATTCATGGAGAACTAACTGAGAGCAATATCACGTcgctaaattatttatttattttttttttttttttttattatattgacagtacttttatctcggataaaattttatctcggattgaaaaactggccctaagtatctttgtatttttaacttactttattaaaaaaaatatgtttactgtctaactaaaatgactaagattttctagcatttaaaaaatcgtggttacttatgcgccgggtaactgcgcaagcggtgttgccaagtcaaatacaagaatTTAAAGAACGGACGTTCcttgtgatttttcataaaaaatataaaatatctccgtaaaaCGTTCGGATacctactttttttattgttttaatcgaaagcttattacattttctatcaaattcaatgaaaaaaaaaattttttttaaatcgttaattgcattaaattcttaaccaaatacacggctggtgAAACCTCCATTTaactacatgtaaaaattacaattttcaaacctaattatttcattaaatatcccggaaacctactgttttttaatttttttattgattattaggctatgtagattaaatttacaaattttcaggaagttttaaaaacttgACTACTTCGCGTGGATCTTCTTAAACAAAGATCAGTTGTAATTTTACGagaataagaattaaaaaattaatttgaagtcattagttaaaagttaaatgaaaattttcaaaaacacCATTTATTGGTTCAATCTGCcatataaaatattgatcAGCAAATTAAACTGATTcaactaaatttataatattgctaattaaaaaactctgttatttttttaatcttttcagACGCAAAATTATgaacaatttttctttcattggttttttttttcaattttattaatgatgttatttatttatcaaataaagattatctcaatattattaacttCCAATTATGATTAAGGTTTTTTGAATtcctgaaaaaattcttagagAAAACGAATTATTTTACTCGTTTctaatttataagaaaaattgaaattttctctTACCAAAGACAATTTTCAACCaagatattaattatcatataaCTGTCTTAAGGAATCATTCTGgtttgtaatttttgaaaaaattattattttatttttttacatttttcgaaAGTACATAACTCTACAAGtattgtgttaaaatttcCAAGTGATCAGACCActgtaaatatattattttacgagGTTTATGTGAATTTTCGAGTGAAAGGAAATCGAATTTTCAAACAGGCTGAAGGGATTTTGTATGGTGCTGGCATAGCTGATTGTCTTTGtaagattttctttttttttttttttttcaattaaaaaatctttaaatgcGTTTATCTTAGAACTATGCTTTTCTGGTTGACGTACATGATATCTCCGAAACGATTGACCggtcttaattaaatttaagccACATATTCCACATAGTAGTAGCTATCGCACGAACTACAACCAAATCAAAGTTTtggtttttactatttttttaggactaaaaattggaaaaaaggCTCATTTTTAAGTTGTTTTGTCTTAATCTCAGCCATTTGTACAGTGCATTTGTAGTTCCTGCCGTAACTACTTATATATTGAaggtacactgatagaaggatttcttagtatttaagaagatttctttgtatttaagaaatcatttcttaaacatcattttttagtatttaaaaaatatttcttaatatttaagaaatatttcgtagtatttaaaatatatatatatatatatatatatatatatatatatatatatatatatatatatatatatatagcatatatatatatatatatatatatatatatatatatatatatatatatatatatatatatatatatatatatatatatatttcttagtatttaagaaatatttcttaaatgttaaggaatccttctatcagtgtatataattttggtttttatGTTTTAGATGAGCCGTTATCAAGTTATCATGTACATCAGCGACATACCAACTTTTGGAAGAACTCCGTTCACCCGCTgtttattcatataaaaaatataaaaaaaaataaagttagatattttttgtatcattCAAGAGTGTATATATTGAGCTGAATGAAGTTTATATCAATATCTATGATAGTttctgagtaaaaaaataatgaatatttgctTTTTTTCGAGCGCCAAAACCAAAATGACCCCTTaaataaaacttgaaaatttttggtcaatttttcaaaaaatataattattaaattcttaagccaagaaatgaattaacaaaaatatattactagcaaaaaaattaactcgatGAAAGACATGATGCTGATagtgattatttttttgaaattacctATTAAACATTTATGCTTTCTAGTGTCCTCGGTAAATCCCGGAGTGCAGCAACATTGATGTGTCTTGTTGCAATGACTTTTTTCAAAACCACAATCGGCATCGTCTTCGCATTTACGCCCAATAACGCCTATAagtattcataataaattagcACATGACTCTAAGTGATTATGGtaatagtttataattaaataatcggaataattaaattttaaaaacatattttaaatatgttttcttcttataataaaagaaaaagaagctaaacgtttattaaaatatggtAAATCAAATcaacagaaaaatttatttcaatttgcttctaaaatttgttatttaaaatttcctaacataagaaataaataaatatataatattaccAAAGTTCTTAGTAGTTATATTAATAGCATTATCCAATGTACAAAGAAATGGAACTGTATCCGACTTTTCAGAATTACGGCAATAACACTTTCCATTCGAACATT includes the following:
- the LOC123268283 gene encoding protein draper-like; the encoded protein is MKSLTIFCFLSVLVSLVTGEELQDDYKVTIFGPSLQNLTMVCTNNEQCNAQFKDSQCSNGKCYCRNSEKSDTVPFLCTLDNAINITTKNFGVIGRKCEDDADCGFEKSHCNKTHQCCCTPGFTEDTRKHKCLIVVKNINGSCKDNMQCLASFLHSTCKDNQCTCENGFYFDQTLNQCALSSDADSIFSMSATTIILLVFSSLICFQSKIN